Part of the Augochlora pura isolate Apur16 chromosome 10, APUR_v2.2.1, whole genome shotgun sequence genome, TGTATTACATCTGTGTAACAAAGTGCTATTCGAAACATACAAATATCGAATCAACAATGAATTCaccaattttagaaaaattgattttatcttGATGTATAAAGTAAAAGTATAAAGGAACTTGATTATAAAGAAGGGCCATAAACAGGGCCACACTCTGGCTAAACGTGAAATTTGATTAAGAATCGTGTCACTCTAAAAATACATTGATTGTGAGCTGCAGTGTGTTCTATTGTACTTATTCATTTTGTGTCCAAATTCCACAGTCTAGCAATGGGAACAGTATCTATACGTTTTGATAATGTGAATATTATACTTACAAGTATAGAAGATGGGATCAGGAAGCTGATCATGTATCGTATCCATGAAATTACTGTCATAGTTACGCTCTCCAACTCGTTTACGTTACTCACAATAGGCTGGACGATTGACCACACCATTCTGCCGATAGGATTGTTAGTCAAGGCAGTTAATAAATCTGCACCGCCATTGATGCCACTCACCCCCAGAGCCTTCGCGACTACCTTTATTATACGGTCAATTAGTACAGTCAATGCCAATGGTTCACCTAAGATCCATGGAAAACTACAGTTAACGTCAgatcgaattaattgaatcgTCTATTTGGAAAATGACTTAAGTCCgtttcgattataattaagatatttaagGAATGCGttacaaacaaacaaaaaataaaaaatgtcaacaacaacaacaaaaaatggCTCAATTGTTCTCACGATGAGTCATAAAGTCTAGACAGTTGCTACAAATtcctgaattaattatataaaaaattgctggTTTACAAAATACCATAAATTACTTCAGAAGAGGTTACCACCTTTGTTTTAGAAAACTGTATATACCTGAGCTAGGCTTTCCAGTTActcttttttataaaagaacggaaattataaatgtcaCTTTCTAAGTTCATTTCTCGTTCGCGTGACTTTCAATGCACTTACATTGAATAaggttttataattgtttttaacttgtctttaaaatatataggatGTTCTTATGGATGAATAATTACACATATATTCTTGGATAACTGCAACTTgatctatattgtatatttaatataacactctgcacaaaaagtaaggtgaatttggttataaaatgtaaattctttttttattttttttttcctaggttGATAGCACTctctataacatttgccaagcgtctgtttgtcaaaaggtttaattatctccgagttacacgtgtttttgtaaacaaccaaaTGTCACGACGATAATGTACCATGTCATATtgcattggttcttcgcgacatttttgccaaaaactcgactcatatctttccgcaaccaccgtattcgcctgatttggctccgtgcgacttctggctattcagcaaactcaaaaggccaatgcgaggacgccgttttgacacgattgaggagataaaaaccgaatcgaagaaggtcttgaaggctataccggaaaaagactattcagactgtttcgaggactgggAAAAGCGTTGGCcaaagtgcgttttatcggacggggattactttgaaggggatgaaatttatttgtaagaataaataaagaatttacattttataaacaaattcaccttactttttgttcacagtagtatataacatttaattatgatatacatttaatatttaatttaccagAAAACATTcggatgaatttatttagtaccATCAGCAGTACTAGCTTTAATCTTAGTTAACAGATTGCAGCTGTCAATGTAGATTCATATCGGAACAACGATGCATGATTTGAATGATTCGAAAAAATCCTATCCAaaatttaaatgcataaaaatccacgctCTCGTAACTATGCTACAAACCCGTTTGAGTAGATGTATTTGAGGGTGTCGTGGTCTGCGGGGAATTCTCTGAATCCTCCTAAAACGATCAAAACGAATCACCAACTTTTGGAAGCTCTGTTATCCAGCGGATCAATATTATCACGGTTCACTTGAGAAATGTCCGCGGTTTCTTGTAATTGCCAGCCGAATGGATACTTACTGCCGAACCGTTTGGTATGGCCAGAGCCACTGCACAACAACCCAACAGCAAAAGTATTGCGAGCTTCATTTTGACGCTTGCAGCGTAAACAATTGCCGACCACTAACCAGCGCTAACCACTCACCTCCCGATACCACCCGTTTCTGTATTTCGCAAGCTTGTTTTCTGTTTATATAGGTGAACAAACGTTGACAGCGATATTCCATTCATAATTATGAAGATTATAGTAGGTTGGTTTACTAGAGACCATTTACATATGTTCGCCGCCGCCACTCCATGACTATTCCTgaataactattattactgCTATAACTTGTATATACGTCACCGATATGTGTCACGTTGCGCAAACGCTTACGAGCTTCGACACCTGCGTGGGGGTGTAAATGTAATTTGCTGATAAGGGTGAATTGATCGGTTTGATAATTTCACTTCCTATTGCGTCAGGTTGTGGACGATTAGCATCGAAAGTCATTCGACGAAAGTCGAAGATGGCAGGCTTTTCTAATCATTCCATTTGAATTTACGACGGCACATTGTTTAGTGCGGTATATACGGTCGGTTGGATAACGCTTTGATTAACGGCGGAAGCATATGCgaatatgaaaaatagttCAACTGAAACGATAGATAATTGTACACCGACGAAATCTCTACTCGTTTTAAAGCTTGGAGACTACACTTCAACACTTTGACGATATATTTAAAGTCGGACGATTTATTGACATACctaaaaaaaagtatacaaAACTTGATCTAGAATTACTAACTTCCATTACCACAAAGCCATGCGGAATTCGCACGTGAAACGCAAAAAGTTTCAAGTTCAAACGCTATTGGCGGTCATCCGGAGTTGTTGTTTAGTAATCGGTTGACTGCATTTAACGTCGATACTGGTATCTGGAAAAACGTAATAACGACGGTAATTATTGCACAGTAATAACTTCGAATAGCGCTACGTTAAAATGTAACTTTTCGAGTGTGACAATTCGTCACACGCactttcacttttatttttcaaaaagtgatGAAAGAAACGCTGATTTAGCCTTTTGAAATTGTTCGTCGTTTGACTGCAACCTTTGTACATCCGCAGCTTATACAATTATGGTTTTGgtgtaatgtaaaatttgtcaaaattcTATCGCACTGaaacgtttcgtttttttttacgaatGACTAAGCTAGATTACTTTGTAGTTTTTAAAGACTTCGTaagttcaaaattattctataaaattattctattctataaaCTATCTATGAAAATCTATATCTAAAtctatattaatgataattcaATGATAACATCTTGTACGgctatcgaattaattaattctagttGTCCTAATTCTATTACAAGAATCTGCGTCTGAACAAAGGTTCGTAGTCTCTTTGTAAAATTATCTGggaaatttacattaaaaatgtcatcGTAGTTTCCATTATTCCCATTTTGGTCTTTCCCTTTCTGCCTTTCTTCCAAAGGGTTGTTTATAAAACCTTGAGCGTGTCTACGGGAAATGCTTGCAGAATGCCCATCAGCGGAGTCATGAACGACCTCAACCGGGACGCTAGTGTAGATAACTTGTTTCCTAGGTCCCCATAGCCTTTTCCTGTGGAGTCGTTTCGGATGTAGAACTGTCACTTCCTTGGTTAGAACTGGGAAAGGAGCATTAAATTAGAAACTGAGAATTTTCTTTCCGAGAGTAATTGGTTGTCTTACTAGTTGGAACAACGTCGTTGAATTGGCCTGGTAGGGGAGGTACTCTAGAAACTGGCTCGATGGACACGGTTCTGCCGATTGCCTTCACCTTATTTAGCTGAGAGACTGCAGGGGCAGATGGAGCTGGTGGTGGTGCTGGAGCTGTATCTGTTTGCGCAGTTGCAGATCCAATGACGGGTGCTGCATCTGATGTATTTGTCTTTCCTACCTGACAATCATATTCatagattatttattgtcaTCCAACTGttagtttttaaattgaatctaatttccaatttccaaTCAGATAGTAGAATTGTTATACAGTAAGTTCTCTCCAATCGTTTCTCAGCTCGTAAACACGAGTATTCATTGCTGTTTACATGCTGACGGATAAGTGGTTggaatttactgtaattgcaaatacattttttttcaaaaaagtaaagctaaattatatttaaagtataatttctGATATGCTATGCATGTATTAcgagtatttttttttcaaggtgCATGATTCAATCTAGACACAGGTCAAACATAGAGTATTCGTTGCGATTTACAGGAGTGATTAGTGTCTTTACAAAAGAATTGCATTTGTTTgaatgcatttttcatttgtttgtattATGAGCTATTCGTATGTTTGTAAacacgtgtgtgtgtgttgaaAATGCTGACGCGAGTCGAAAGTGTACTGTTGTTGGCATTGGTTCTGTAACTACGGTTCGTGTTGCATATTTCTAGCATATTTTACAGTGCAATATATTGATTAGAATGTATAGTGTGAGATGAGCATCAGATATAGACGTGTACAAAATGAAACTTTATAAATAgatgaacaataaaaaaaaaaacagcacAACTTTGTGTtaccaaaatatatttcttttcgagaacgtgttaatttcgattttcggATATTTACTCCTTtcttaaattacaataaaatacaagcgAAGCGTGTTAGTTACttcacataattataataaataaatcgtattatatTCTGTTGTATTCAACTATTATATTCTACAGTATCGTtgacaattctttttattgagGTATTTcgcttaaatataaataaactgcggatctaatgcaaaataaaaattgtatgattTGAGAAAcggatatttaaataaaaatcaacccTTCTTTAAATAATCTCAAAGAGTCAAacgaaagaatgaaaatataaaataaatgcacaaaatccgcagtctgtgATAGATAGATCGCAGtgtgatataattttgatattcagCCTCCTAAATCATGTTTGACAATCGTCCAGCTTGACGTCACGAATTCGTCATTTTCTTACCACCTTGACAGCCGGTACTTCCTTCTCCGACGACGAATCTGTCTTTCCAGTCAGCTCACGAGACTGTCAAAAAAGTTTAACCTTGAATTTCACGCTGGCATGCTTCCGGTTACAATCGTTCCTTACGGTATATTCGATCGAGACGAATCATGCGGGTAAACAAGACGAAGCCGAGATAATAATTTGCTTACTGCGATACAGGATTTTTTGCTATTGTTTATAGGAGAAGTCTGCCCTTGGAGTCATGCGACAGCTTCACAACCAGACACGCTCTACATAGTCAATCGCAAACATGCATTCAAGCGGGGGCATGCAAATTGTTTTGTTACAGTTGCAAAGgatatttttgttcaaaattattgcTACTACAAAAGTCTATCAAACAACCTTAGTAAATCGTAGTAAAATGTAGCGCATTTGGCATCACGTAACCAAAGTTATTATGGGGTAAATTACTCATCCCCCGTCTGAAGTGTTTCAATGTGTAATGCATACACTTAACTAGTTGCGCTAATTCTTAAAGATAGCGACATACAAATGTATTTGGAATATGAAGCGCGCAGATAAACTACTAAaacgtttataattatacgtgACTTGAAGATTAAacgaattctaattttacggcgaacaatttattttcggcTTGGCTATTGTATGTTATCTACatcaagaaattatatttgtagaatACACGTGAATTTGTTCAGAACGTTTTGCTGCCTTTGCAGGTACAAATTCTTTCAACTTAAGCCCAACAGAAATCTTGTCAAGAATTTTATGTTCTAAGttgtttcattcattttcaGATGTTCGATTTCAAACAATTGCAGTTACCTAGCATCTCAATAGAAACGAAAGATTTGAAAGCGTTATTCGGTATAGAATTATAACAACTCTACCTTAAAGAAGCAAAGCTAAATTGTTGTCACTGCATACTGGCTCTGTCGAAACtgttatttttgtagaaaatatttttactgtctGTCAATTGTTCTGTTTCAGGTAACCATGTTATGTGGCGCACCCTGTACAAAGTTGTTATTAACATGCAGGTGGTTAAGTGTTGTCACGCAGAATTCTATTGATTTTCGACCTGTTGGTGCGACGGAGCCTTCTTTCGCGAGATAATTTGTATGTTCGTTCGACCTCTGTTCGGGTTATTGTATACGGGGCCGGTAGTTCCTGTGTTCGTTGTCGATTCTGCGTTTACGGGTTCGGAACCCATCGATGCACCTGCATAAAGACCACCTTTAACCGGTGGTTCTGATCCATCTCCTCCTACTGCGCCACCCAATCCGGCAGCAGCCATCGGCCCTCCTTCGCTGAATCTCGCTCTTGCGTACAAACCACCCCctagacaattttttcacGTTAAAATCATCGCCATTTGATTCTTAGCGTTCTGAAATTCTCTAAACACTCTGCTCGCGCTTCTTCAGCTGATTCCGCCCTCAACTAACGTCATTACGCTGTATTTgagtaattaaatgtaaatagttTGCATCGAATTGTATTAAAACTGCAATTTTGCGAAACACGAAAGCATATGTCAGTAGGTTAGAATTATAGCGGCGTAAGTCACATTTTCCTTATTGAGAAACAAGGAGTGTTACTAACATATGTATTGCTTACTgaccaaatttattattaagataacttatagtcattttataattgactTTACTTGTTACAGATTACGATATATAAGTCAGATTTTTGAAAACGCCACTGCTATTCTACTAACGTTTTCATTGTGTAGACATAAGAAACAAGTTAATTAAAAGTGTTGATACTAAAGATATTTTCTTGATCCTCGTAACGTATAAAACAGAGAAATTGTGGAAAATATGCGAATACTTTCTTTATTCGTCGCGAGAGAAGATGCGCTAAGCTACTTTTATCGTTGTTCTAAATGTTCATGTAATTGTTTCGGTTACTGAGCACACGGTTGGGGAATTATACATGGTACTAACTGGCAGTTGGATTATTGCCATCCAAGGATCCACCCAATCCAGCAGCCGCGTTAGCTCCCCACGGCGTTCCTGCGCTGGCGTGAAGTCCACCCCCTGCTTGCGATCCACCCAGGAGACCACCTAATCCCGCTTGGGCGTGGAATCCGGCGAAATTCACCCTGATCCCGCCATCGGTGAATTGAATCAATGGTGGCTGAGGTAGCAgtcgaaattcaatgaatCAGTGGAAGTGAATTTAATGATCTACCAGTTTGGTGCGTCTTGGTATTGATAGTATCCAGCATTTGGAGGTAAGATTTTTGGTTTCCAAACATTGCACATTTACGTTTGGAAATGTCGATGAGAAAAGTAGCTCATCTTAGTGGAAAGCTGAACAGGAATTTCTTAAGATAGCACAATTTTTGAGAAAGAAGATGGATCGGTGAAGAACTATATAAAAAGCTATATAAGCTATATAAGCTATATAAGCTATATAAAAATGAGTTGCAAGGGAGAGTTGTGAGTCAAAGTTGCAAAACTATGTTGCAGTATGATATTTTGATGTCGCAGctatatttcgatattttaaataaaaccggAAAACAGTTATTGGACAGAAGACCCATTTACATGacttattttatagaaatcgaTGGAAAGTGAAAGTCGTGGATCGAAAGATGTTCctcgattaaaataaagtaatagtGATCTTAATCTTATCATTATTACAGCTTCCTGGAATAAAATCACAAAGACCTGTTTTCCAAAAACAAATAACTTAGCAACTTAGCAGTTTTGTGATTTTTCAATAGACACATGAGCAAAATGTTAACTTCAAGAACGAAGCaatgattaatataaacaCTTGGTTATTAGCACAGGAAAAAAAAGCAAGCGAAGACGTAAAATGGCGGCACTCTCGGCGAAAGATTAAAACAACCGTCTGATAATTCTGCTAAACCATTAACCACGTAATGTATGTTTGTCTTCTTTCAACGAACGATCACTGTGGCGATGAAAACAGCGCGTAAAGTTAATTGTTGGCTAGGTGATAAACATAACGATCAGGATCGACGAGCCAGACGCTTCCGCAATCCTTTCTCCAGCCGCGTTTCCAGATTATCTAACGCTGCTCGTACAAACTTTTCCTTTCGGCTGTTTCCTCGCGAACCAGTTTATACGTTCGCTCTGTTTGTCGCTGTATTGATACGGCCGTGAGAATATTCAACacttgtataattttatgtcTACGATGCGAGACGATTAGGCATTCGGAGCAGTTCGAGAAAACTCGCGTTTCATCTAGACTAGAATAATCACGTCTCACGCTTTTTCGAAATTCAGGTCacaatttttcgtgtttccgATCCTagatttacaaatatttataatctcccagcctattattattacaacaattttactattctAATTTGAATGATTAATGAGAGAATCTGTGTTTGCacattgcaaatatttgcaattttgcaCAGCAAGGAAAGTTTGCTTGgtaaatttcgtattttttagATCTGGCAATTTAGGCagattgtttattttttttatttaagttaatgATCTTCTTCTCAGATTTTCTGAACAATTAAATTGCGTACTTGTCCGGAGTGGCCAAATATGccgaaatattctaaatatagcTATTACCCgaatcaatcaatcaatctTTTTCGCGTCATTGTAGCCCGAAGCGATGCGCAAAATTTGCAAACTGCTGTTTCATGATTCGACACAAATGGAGAACGGTGAACCTTTGCACTGTAAATTATGTCTTCTCTATTTTTGTCATTCCGCtcttaaaaacatttataccGAAGTAGACAGCCTTAAATAAGTCGTcttcatttcttctatttaCTTTGACGATgcctaaatagtatatagctTCGGCacagtaattatataaagtacCTATTTAACTTCAACAAGCCTTCCATCATTTACCCCACCACTCTCCCCAATTACTTTAAGCATCTTCAGTTTCTAACAAAtttccttttaataattttaaaagaacatattcgtaaaagtaatataattctaGATGTCTCCTCGACTagcaattgaaatataaaaattgattatgaaATTTAGCTGCCTATTGTTGTAATTAAAACAAGCaactaacaataaataaatcgccAATGGTATTAACATTGTCTACTGCACACAAGAAAGATTTTTAGAAGAAGAAACACAAGAAAGATACCATAAGAAAATCCTAAGTAGGATCACGAGATTAAAAGATTTGATAGCGGTGTTaacaaagaaaagaataaaactcTTACGATTCGCTACTAAATTAAAACAGTTCTAGGTCATCGTGGGGTTGAATCATGTACTGTACTCACCGAGGTCGAGGCCTGATGATCACCGACAGCGTTGTTTTGCGGCATCCCGCTGGCAATAGCTGCCAAACAAAGACCGAAAACCGTGACTACCTTTCCGCGCAGCATCTTTCTGTCAACTGAGTAGCGCCGCCGACTACGGACCGAAGCTATCTCTGGCGTTTTAGTAAAAAGGCCTCGAAGGCATCTTGTACTCACCGGCCGGGAAGGGAGAAGGTCTGACTAACCAGGGGAGTTAACACACGGCAGAATAGCACTGTGCAGCTTACGTTTACTCAACGTTCACTATCGATGCACGTACAGCGAGCGCAAAACTATCTATCTGTCGGATTATACAGTAATCTCATGCAGAAGAACGTCGTACTGTGATTACGGAGTTCAAGGACGAACTGCGCTGCACGCTGACAAATTATACCGTGAGGCGTCCGTTTCCTTTATCAGCTTTCCCAGTAAACTGACCTGCCGGATGCAACGGCTGTAGGTCGAGTGCGGTTGCATTGATCGGATGAACCGTGTTATAGTTGCACGAGGCTTCTCAATAAACCGCGCGTGGTtgggaaaaaaattaatactgttGACAACTGCAGGACAGTCCTATGCAAAAGTTTGGGTCTAAACAGTTTTAATCGTCGTAAGAGACACATAAGAAGTTTTATACGTCGGTTGGTTTCTTTTCATTCAGTTAGTTTTCATTCAAGTTAATGCAACTCGAAACGCTTcgtttcagaaaaattgtcggCGTTTGAAATGTTCAGGTTCTGTAAAAAGGAATTGCGTAACGATGAATCCTGACTCACAATGTAGCCGTGCGAGAATTAAGTTCACCGTCAACTGTAAATTGATTTGTAGAAAcgaatagatataaaattttttaggtCTTATAAGATACCGTTCCAATTTTTGTACATCAGTCAGTGTCTGCTTTGTACATTGTCATCGAAGTCTCTAGAATTATAGCCTTTCCTGGCCGAATATAGGATAGATTTGACGACTGAAGCTTCCTTTTTGTAGTGACCACTTAAAACTTGTTAGACGATTTGTCTTCTGGCCGAAGAATTTTGTGACCGATTGTACACACGtcaattaatacataattatctTGACGTGAAGTCGTTATCTTCGTCTAATTTTTCCACAACCTCCGTATGAATTTTCCATATTGAACTTGTGATCCACACATTCGGTGCACATGTGAATTCATCAAAATTTGTGGTAGATacgaatttatagaatttaatgcCGAATGAAATCATTCTACAgcagtttattttttttacaacaaTAAGTGTAGTCCATTAAGTGAATGTTCTTTATCATAAAGGATTTAcgaagataataaattttgaagtGATCGTGAATAAtgcaaattatatacaatacaaattcCAGTCACACTCACAAGTTCTTGAGAAGTTCGTGGTTTTGGGTTATTTCAGGAAAGTCAAGCAGTCAAATGCTGTGTAAGAAAATTCAGCTGGTTCGTTACAAACGCGGTTTCATCGCGGAAGAACCGCGAATTCCGCAGAAACTGTTTACCCCTTTGTATTCCTTCAGATTCTGGTCACATCGTGCCCATAAAAATTCCGACGTGGACAAAATTCTGTTCTCAATAAAATGGCCGCCGCTGGGAGAATTCTTTGACCTGGCGAAATGAATCATTTGATTACTTTTGAGCCTTTGGAACGTGTTATTTAATCGTGATTCAGGCCGCAGACCGACAACATGACGATGCGATGACCACTTTTTACCAGCAGTCGTGTGATTATAATTGCTAATTTACAGAGAACCGTCAAAAGAAACTGGATAAGAAGTCCAATGAAACATCACACTTCTTCGTTCTATATTAATCACGTTCTTGACAGTAAACAAAGttcaaatgatatttattcaaccttcatttcatttagaatttcataaaatacgaTTATCCGTCTCACAAAGCATagaatcaaaatttatcattatACGAGGTCTGTGAAAAACAACAACGTTATTTCTTagtaaattctttaattaaataattcagctttttcaagataattatttaattaattagctcTTTGTGTTAGGACGAGTATACCAATcaaaaacagctaactggttaaaattTCCAAGCTTCTACAAAATACGGTAAAGAGACTCAAGAATTCTGTACTTTCGTAGAAAAAGCATTGACATTAAGTCGTAACTTACGAGGAAGTCAACGCGTGAAACAAACACGTGATTCAGCGTCCAGAAACAATGCACAATAGACGCGACGTTCGTAATGGTGAATTGGCACGATAACATCGCTGCTACAAAGCCTAAATCTTTTCGAGTTCTGAGAAATCGATCGCAACAAAATCATAGCAAAAAACGTATAGCAGGAAACGATTAGTTTTTTCTTCCAAGTGACGtgatgaaatgaaaaaaaaaccgtaGAAAATTAAACACGCGCAATATTCCGGGATCAAAggtgaattaaatatttttatacattatagaaGTCAGGCTAACAATCTCCTTTCATTTCGTTTCAGTCGAAATAGCAGGTGTCCAATTGCTTCGGCCTAGCATGTGGCCCGAAATGGTACCGTTAATCCGAGGATTCCTCTTTCCGGTTCGATAACATAGCAACCGCGCCATTACCATAAAGATCGTCGAACTCTCTAACAGTTTTATAAACAACCAATCAAACGGTGGCCGACTTTTCGACGAAGAAGCCGATTCGAACGCGTTCTCAGGTTTTTCTCGAAGCCACCGCTCACGAACATGATTCATTCAAAATAACCTTGCGCGCTACATTTTACATGCGAAACATTACGATAACCTGGATAATTTGTCTCTTAATTACCTTCTCGGTGGAAATCGGTGTACTCGTAATATCGCAACAAAGAGCAAAAAATATAACGCGACGATTTCCTGGAGAACGTATTATTATTCGCGATGAGAGGTACGCGCTACTTTGTCGTTTAATTGGTTCTGAGACGGAAACGAGAAGTTGGGCTTTCTGgctca contains:
- the LOC144476592 gene encoding uncharacterized protein LOC144476592; the encoded protein is MKLAILLLLGCCAVALAIPNGSAEDSENSPQTTTPSNTSTQTGEPLALTVLIDRIIKVVAKALGVSGINGGADLLTALTNNPIGRMVWSIVQPIVSNVNELESVTMTVISWIRYMISFLIPSSILALLQTIYNLVTYIFTITNRALIAGVKFVI
- the LOC144476591 gene encoding uncharacterized protein LOC144476591 isoform X1; protein product: MLRGKVVTVFGLCLAAIASGMPQNNAVGDHQASTSPPLIQFTDGGIRVNFAGFHAQAGLGGLLGGSQAGGGLHASAGTPWGANAAAGLGGSLDGNNPTARGGLYARARFSEGGPMAAAGLGGAVGGDGSEPPVKGGLYAGASMGSEPVNAESTTNTGTTGPVYNNPNRGRTNIQIISRKKAPSHQQSRELTGKTDSSSEKEVPAVKVVGKTNTSDAAPVIGSATAQTDTAPAPPPAPSAPAVSQLNKVKAIGRTVSIEPVSRVPPLPGQFNDVVPTILTKEVTVLHPKRLHRKRLWGPRKQVIYTSVPVEVVHDSADGHSASISRRHAQGFINNPLEERQKGKDQNGNNGNYDDIFNIPVSTLNAVNRLLNNNSG
- the LOC144476591 gene encoding uncharacterized protein LOC144476591 isoform X3, yielding MLRGKVVTVFGLCLAAIASGMPQNNAVGDHQASTSPPLIQFTDGGIRVNFAGFHAQAGLGGLLGGSQAGGGLHASAGTPWGANAAAGLGGSLDGNNPTARGGLYARARFSEGGPMAAAGLGGAVGGDGSEPPVKGGLYAGASMGSEPVNAESTTNTGTTGPVYNNPNRGRTNIQIISRKKAPSHQQVGKTNTSDAAPVIGSATAQTDTAPAPPPAPSAPAVSQLNKVKAIGRTVSIEPVSRVPPLPGQFNDVVPTILTKEVTVLHPKRLHRKRLWGPRKQVIYTSVPVEVVHDSADGHSASISRRHAQGFINNPLEERQKGKDQNGNNGNYDDIFNIPVSTLNAVNRLLNNNSG
- the LOC144476591 gene encoding uncharacterized protein LOC144476591 isoform X2, with the translated sequence MPQNNAVGDHQASTSPPLIQFTDGGIRVNFAGFHAQAGLGGLLGGSQAGGGLHASAGTPWGANAAAGLGGSLDGNNPTARGGLYARARFSEGGPMAAAGLGGAVGGDGSEPPVKGGLYAGASMGSEPVNAESTTNTGTTGPVYNNPNRGRTNIQIISRKKAPSHQQSRELTGKTDSSSEKEVPAVKVVGKTNTSDAAPVIGSATAQTDTAPAPPPAPSAPAVSQLNKVKAIGRTVSIEPVSRVPPLPGQFNDVVPTILTKEVTVLHPKRLHRKRLWGPRKQVIYTSVPVEVVHDSADGHSASISRRHAQGFINNPLEERQKGKDQNGNNGNYDDIFNIPVSTLNAVNRLLNNNSG